The genomic segment GGACATCGAGAACCGCTCGAACACGGGCTGGATCGGCCGCTACTTCGACAACGCCTGCTCGGGAGCCGATCCGACCGTCGGCATCAGCCTGAACAAGACGCAGCCGGAATCTTTCGGCGCGCTCAAGAACCCCGGCGTTTGCCTCAGCTCGCCGGAGCTCTACCGCTGGATCCACGGCGGCGGCGAGAAGGCCCAAGCGGAGGAGTTCTTCGCTTCGCTGAACTCTCCGGAAGATGACGACCTGCCTGCTGAGGGAGCTTCGATCGACATGCCCGCGGGAGGCAAGGTCGGCGGTATCCAAGGGGAGAGTAATCTCGCCTTCCTCGAGCGCGTGGCCATGGATGCACGCGTCAGCTCGGCCAAGATTCTCGAACTCGCAGCGAAGCATAAGACCAAGGTGAACTACGAGGGCACCCCCATCGCCCGCAGCCTGAACATGGTCTCGCGCCTGATCGCTGGCGGCATGCCCACCCGAGTCTACTACGTCAGTCACGGTGGCTTCGACACCCACAACCAGCAGGTGAACTCGCACGATCGCCTGCTCGGCCAGCTCGACCGCGCGCTGAAATCCTTCTTCGCCGACCTCAAGGCACAGGGGAATGCGGAGCGCGTGGTCCTTATGACCTTCTCCGAATTCGGCCGCCGCGTGGGAGAGAATGCCAGTGCCGGCACGGACCACGGCCGCGCTTCCTGCCTCTTCCTCGCCGGGGAGGGTGTGAAGGGCGGCCTCTATGGCAAGTATCCCAGCCTCACCGACCTCGACCAAGGCGACCTCAAGCACACTGTCGATTTCCGCGGCGTCTACGCCTCCGTTATCCAAGGCTGGCTCAAGACCAACGCCAAGCCGATCCTCAAGGGCGACTACCCCACCATGCCGATCATCGGCTGAGATATCCCCTCAAGCGGTAGCGGAAGGACTCTCGTCCTTCCGGCTGGGGGCGCTCCCGCTGGGGAGCCCCGTGTCGATAGACCTCGTTCCCCCGGTGGCCACGCCTCGCAAAGAGGATCATTCCCTTGCAAACCCATGGCCTGGTACCGTGTATCTATTCGACCATGAAACCCTTGCTCCCTCTCCTTCTCGCTACCGTCGCCATCTGCAACGCCCACGCCGCCGAGGGGCTCACCGCTACCAAGGAGGGCAGCCAGATGATCATCCGCTCCGGCAAGCGTGAGATCCTCCGCTATCAAGCCGAAGCCGGAGAACTTCCGCGCAAGGACATCAAGGAGGTCTTCCGCCGCGGCGGCTACATCGAGTCGCTCTTCTCACCCGCGGGCAAGCGGGTGAACGACGACTTCCCGCCGAATCACATCCACCACCACGGCATCTGGAGCCCGTGGACCAAGACCGAGTTCGAAGGTCGCCAGCCGGACTTCTGGAACATGGGCGATGGCAAGGGACGTGTGGACTTCGTCTCGCTCGGTGATACTTGGGCCAAGGACGGCAAGGTCGGCTTCCAGGCCAAGCATCGCTTTGTCGATATGACCGCGAAGCCCGAGAAGGCCGCGCTCTTGGAAACCTGGGATCTTTCCGCGGAAAGCGATGGCAAGCGCAACATCATCGACCTCGTCATCACCCAGACCTGCGCCACCGACTCACCGCTGAAGCTGCCCGAGTATCACTACGGTGGCTTGGGCTTCCGCGGCAACCGTGCTTGGGATGGAGCCGCCAACTGCAAATTCCTCACCGCCTCCGGGATTACCGATCGCCTCAAAGTGAATGGTGCCCGCGAGCCCTGGTGCTGGGTGGGTGGCACCGTCGATGGCTCGACCTGCGGCCTCACCATTCTCTGCCACCCCTCGAACTTCCGGGCCCCGCAGCCCATCCGCGTTCACCCCACCGAGCCCTTCTTTTGCTACGCACCCCAGCAGGGCGGCGCGATGGAGATCGAGCCCGGTAAGCCCTATATCGCCCGCTATCGAATCATCGTTACGGATGGCGAGGCCGACCCCGCCGCCGCCGCGAAATGGGCGGAGGACTATGCCGCCATCAAGTAGGGCTTGCCCGATCCGTGGTCGCGGAGGAATGCTCGTTCCGTGACACCGAAGTTGCATGCCAAGAAGGATCGGGGGCTCGCCCTCTTCGATCTCGATGGCACCCTCATCGCTTGGGACACCCAAGTGCTTTTCTGCGATCACGTTTTGCGCCGGGAAGGCTGGCGTCGGGCTTACCTCCTCTTCTTTGCCGCCATGCTTCCGGCCGCGAAGATCCTCGGCGACGAGGGCATGAAGCGCGTCTTCCTCAGCTACCTCTGGGGCGTCGAGCGGGACAAGCTCGACGCATGGACCCGTGACTTCGTCGCCGGGTTCTTCCCCGGTCGCTGCTATCCCGAGATGCTGGAGAAGCTCCAGCGCCACAAGGATGAAGGCCATCTCACCATCCTCGCTTCCGCCAGCCCCGAGTTCTACGTGCGGGAGGTCGCCCGCGTTCTCGGCTTCGATCTCGCGCTAGGCACTTCAGTGGAAGATGCGCGCAGGATGAAGCTGCTGCCCGATCTCGTGAACCACAAGGGGGCGGAGAAAGTACGACGGATCTCGGAGATCCTTGGCCCGCCGCTGGCGGAGGGCCGCTGGCCGCTCAGCCATGGTTACTCGGACAGCTCTGCGGATCTGCCTATGCTGCGCTGTTGTCTCGGGAACACTTTGGTCAATCCCTCGTCCAAGCTCACCGCCACGGGCACCTTAGAAGGGTGGGAGATCGTTCGTCCGGCCAAGCCGTGGAGCGGTCGCAGGGGGCACGCATGGGAGATGTTCCGCCGCGCCACCGGACTTTGATACGAAAAAGCCCCCCGGCGCAAACCGGGAGGCTCTATGGCAAACAACCGGTGGGAACCGATTAGAACTTGAAGCGTGCGCCAAGCTCCAGGCCCACGTCGTCACCGACCTCGACCGGCACGTTGAAGATCTCGGAATCATCCACCCAGATCCAGCGGGCACCGCCGAAGAGTTGGAAGTTCGAGGTCACATCGTAGCCGACGCCGGCGAAGACCTGTGCGGTCAGCTCCACGGAGTCGTCGCTGAAGGGGCCCACTTCGGTATCCACGAAGGCGGCACCCACACCCGCGCCACCGTAGATGGAGAGGCGGTCGTTGATGGCGTAGTCCAGCTTGTAGTTCAGCGTCACCGGGATGATCTCGGTATCGAAGGGGAAAGTTTCAAACTCTGCCCAGCCGCCTTCGAGATACAGCGAGTGGGTCAGAGGGCCGCTTTCGCCGATCTTCGCGCCGACATGCAGCGTGTAGAACTCTTCTTCGTTATCGAGCAGGTAGCCTGCCGAACCACCGACAAACCAGCTCCACAGCGAGGACGATTCCGCCGGGGCCGAGTAAGACGAAGTGGTGTTCGAGGTCACCTCGCCCGCGTAGGCTTGGGAGCCGAGCGCGAGGGCGAGAGCAAGGGTTGCAATCGATTTCATAGCGCGGGGACTCTTGATGCGAATCACCCGCGCGCAACCAAAAATCTAACGAAAATCGATTCAAACAACTGGCCGGTAAAACAGGCGATTCTGTTAGAAAAGATCGGGCTCGTCCTGCGTCTGCTCGCGCTTCACCGGCTTCGCCAATATGGCATCGATTCTTGTCAGCAGATCGAGCGATGGGGTGACTTCCTCCTCCAGCACTTCGCGCAAGTAGGTGCTCCAGTGGGTCGCCGTGTTCCCGTCTTCGCGCGAGAGAATCAGGGCGATCTCGCTCAAGCGACCGCTTGCCGCGAGCTGCTTGCGCGTGCGGCGCAGCCAAGTCTCGAGGTAGGGCCGGTCCGGCTTCGCGGGAAACACGCCCGCTTCTACCGCTGCCAGCCCTCTCTCGCAAGGCGGATCGGTTCAGAGGGGAGCGACCAGGGCCACCGCCATCGCCGCGATTCCCTCGCGCCTTCCCACGAAGCCCATGGTCTCGTTCGTGGTCGCCTTCACGCCCACGCGTGCCGGATCCAGCCCCAGCGCCGCGCCGATGTTCGCCTTCATCGCATCGCGATGCGGCAGGATCTTCGGTGCTTCCGCCACCAGCGTGCTATCGATGTTCACCAGCCGGTAGCCCTGCTCCGCGCATAGCGCCGCGGCTTTCTCCAGAATCTTCAGCGAGGAAATGTTGAGGCAGGCCGGATCACCCGGCGGGAAGTAGTGGCCGATGTCCGCCAAGCCCAGCGCGCCCAGCACCGCATCAGCGATCGCATGCGATAGCACGTCTGCATCGGAGTGCCCGTCGAGCCCGAGCGTGTGTGGGATGTCCACACCACCGAGGATCAAGGGGCGACCCTCTTTGAAACGATGAACGTCGTAGCCGAATCCTACCATGGCCTTTGATTGGTTTAGAGAATCTCTTCCACCGGGATCAGGCCGTTGGTGGCCACGATTGACCAGGCATCCGCGTCCTTCGCCGGTTCCAGCGTTACCTTGCCGCCGGCGGCTTCCACCAGCAGCTTGCCTGCGGCGATGTCCCAGAGCGAGATGCGGGATTCGATGTAACCGTCGAGACGACCGCTCGCGATGTAGGCGAGACCGAGTGCGGCGCTGCCCATCATGCGCATCTTGCGCGCTTTGAGCGAGGCCTTGCGGAAGCGCTCCAGCCCGGTCTTCAGGGCTTCCTCGTCCTTGCCGCAGCCGACGAAGAGCGCGCACTCCGCGAGCTTCTCGCGACCGCTCACCTTAATCGGCTTGCCATCGAGCATCGGCACGCCGCCTCTCTCGACCGTCCAGGTTTCGCCGATGATCGGATCATGGATCACGCCGACCACCACCTCGCCCGCCACGCGCAGCGCGATCGAGACGCAGAAGTGGGGGATGCCGTAGTAGAAATTCACCGTGCCGTCGATCGGGTCCACGATCCACTGGCGCTCGCTGTCCTGATTGCCGCCGAGCCCTTCCTCTCCGTAGAGCGCGTCGCCCGGGCGTGCTCCCAGCAGGATGTCCTCGATCAGCTTCTGCGACTCCTTGTCCAGCGCCAGCTTGATGTCGTGGTGCGTCGCTTCATCGACGGCGGCTTCCAAGCCGAAGTTCGCCTTCAGCAGCTTGCCCGCTTCCTTCGCGGCGTGGACGGTGAGTTCGAGGTCGGTCACGGGCGGGAGGGTGACTTCCCCGGTCCGCTCTGCCAAGGGGAGAAAGTGTCCGGTCCTTTTCCCGATTTCAGGAGCTTTGACGTGCAGCTGCAATAGTCTCGATCTCCCTCACCAGCCGGGGAGCCAGATGATGCTTCTCATCCTCCGGCAGTGCCTCGGTGTGCTCCGGAAAGACCATGAGCACTTCGTTCCGATCCGAATCGAAACCGATTCCCGGCTTTGAAACGTCGTTCGCGATCACCAGATCACAGCCTTTCCGTTTCA from the Luteolibacter rhizosphaerae genome contains:
- a CDS encoding DUF1501 domain-containing protein, which produces MKTRREFLRSTVLGASASWTVPMFVERTFADLHMGARDLATQPVTGKDGTILVVLQLAGGNDGLNTVVPFADDAYHKARPRLAKREKEIITLNDYVGLNSSMPYLGSLFKEGNLGVVQGVGYPNPNRSHFVSTSIWETADIENRSNTGWIGRYFDNACSGADPTVGISLNKTQPESFGALKNPGVCLSSPELYRWIHGGGEKAQAEEFFASLNSPEDDDLPAEGASIDMPAGGKVGGIQGESNLAFLERVAMDARVSSAKILELAAKHKTKVNYEGTPIARSLNMVSRLIAGGMPTRVYYVSHGGFDTHNQQVNSHDRLLGQLDRALKSFFADLKAQGNAERVVLMTFSEFGRRVGENASAGTDHGRASCLFLAGEGVKGGLYGKYPSLTDLDQGDLKHTVDFRGVYASVIQGWLKTNAKPILKGDYPTMPIIG
- a CDS encoding PmoA family protein, which gives rise to MKPLLPLLLATVAICNAHAAEGLTATKEGSQMIIRSGKREILRYQAEAGELPRKDIKEVFRRGGYIESLFSPAGKRVNDDFPPNHIHHHGIWSPWTKTEFEGRQPDFWNMGDGKGRVDFVSLGDTWAKDGKVGFQAKHRFVDMTAKPEKAALLETWDLSAESDGKRNIIDLVITQTCATDSPLKLPEYHYGGLGFRGNRAWDGAANCKFLTASGITDRLKVNGAREPWCWVGGTVDGSTCGLTILCHPSNFRAPQPIRVHPTEPFFCYAPQQGGAMEIEPGKPYIARYRIIVTDGEADPAAAAKWAEDYAAIK
- a CDS encoding HAD-IB family hydrolase; protein product: MTPKLHAKKDRGLALFDLDGTLIAWDTQVLFCDHVLRREGWRRAYLLFFAAMLPAAKILGDEGMKRVFLSYLWGVERDKLDAWTRDFVAGFFPGRCYPEMLEKLQRHKDEGHLTILASASPEFYVREVARVLGFDLALGTSVEDARRMKLLPDLVNHKGAEKVRRISEILGPPLAEGRWPLSHGYSDSSADLPMLRCCLGNTLVNPSSKLTATGTLEGWEIVRPAKPWSGRRGHAWEMFRRATGL
- a CDS encoding outer membrane protein, translated to MKSIATLALALALGSQAYAGEVTSNTTSSYSAPAESSSLWSWFVGGSAGYLLDNEEEFYTLHVGAKIGESGPLTHSLYLEGGWAEFETFPFDTEIIPVTLNYKLDYAINDRLSIYGGAGVGAAFVDTEVGPFSDDSVELTAQVFAGVGYDVTSNFQLFGGARWIWVDDSEIFNVPVEVGDDVGLELGARFKF
- the ispF gene encoding 2-C-methyl-D-erythritol 2,4-cyclodiphosphate synthase, encoding MVGFGYDVHRFKEGRPLILGGVDIPHTLGLDGHSDADVLSHAIADAVLGALGLADIGHYFPPGDPACLNISSLKILEKAAALCAEQGYRLVNIDSTLVAEAPKILPHRDAMKANIGAALGLDPARVGVKATTNETMGFVGRREGIAAMAVALVAPL
- a CDS encoding inositol monophosphatase family protein; amino-acid sequence: MTDLELTVHAAKEAGKLLKANFGLEAAVDEATHHDIKLALDKESQKLIEDILLGARPGDALYGEEGLGGNQDSERQWIVDPIDGTVNFYYGIPHFCVSIALRVAGEVVVGVIHDPIIGETWTVERGGVPMLDGKPIKVSGREKLAECALFVGCGKDEEALKTGLERFRKASLKARKMRMMGSAALGLAYIASGRLDGYIESRISLWDIAAGKLLVEAAGGKVTLEPAKDADAWSIVATNGLIPVEEIL